A region of the Thermoanaerobaculum aquaticum genome:
CGCCGCTTTACGATTTCGTGGCGGAGGATGGCATTGGCCACACGGTGTGGGTGGTGCCGTCCGAGCTCGCCGCAAACCTGCAACAGGCTTTCCAGCAGGTGCCGGCCCTTTACGTGGCCGATGGCCATCACCGTACCGCGGCGGCAGCCCGGGTGGGGCGGGAACGCAAGGCCAAGAACCCCCAGCACCGCGGGGACGAGCCCTACAACTACTTCATGGCCGTGCTTTTCCCCCACAACCAGCTGCAAATCTTGGACTACAACCGCGTGGTGAAAGACCTGGGCGGGCTTTCGCCTGAGGCTTTTCTCAGCAAAGTGGCAGAAAAATTCAGGGTGGAAAAGGCCAGCAGTGGGCGTCCCGAAAAGCGGCACCAGTTTGGCATGTACCTCCAAGGGCAGTGGTACCGTCTTGAAGCCGTTCCCGGAAGCTTCCGGGAGGACGACCCCATCGGCAGCCTGGACGTTTCCATCCTGCAGGAAAACCTCCTGGCGCCGGTTTTGGGGATCACCGACCCGCGTACCGACAAGCGCATTGACTTCATCGGCGGCATCCGGGGCCTTTCCGCCCTGGAGCAACGGGTGGCGGAAGGCTGGGCGGTGGCTTTTGCCCTCTACCCCACATCCTTGGAGCAAGTGATGGCGGTGGCCGATGCCGGCCTCATCATGCCGCCCAAGTCCACATGGTTTGAACCCAAGCTGCGGTCCGGGCTTTTGGTCCGCACCTTGGACACCTGGTAATTGCCGGTTCGCCGGCAGGAAAGGAGAAGCACCATGCTCATCCTCATCTGTGATGCGTTTGATCCCTCCTTGCCCGACAAGCTCCGCCGTTTTGGCGAGGTCACCGAAGACCCCAACCGCTTGCCGGAAGCGGAGGTGGCCCTCGTGCGGTCCAAGACCAAGTGCACCGCCGAGTGGATGGCCCAGGCCCGCAAGCTCAAGCTCATCATCCGTGGGGGCGTGGGCATGGACAACATTGACCTGGAAGCCGCCAAGGCCCGCGGCATCAAGGCGGTGAACACCCCGAAGGCTTCCGCCGTGGCGGTGGCTGAGCTCACCATGGCCCTCATGCTGGCGTTGCCCAACCGCCTGGTGGAGGCCCATAACTCCATGAAGGAAGGTAAGTTCCTCAAAAAGGAGATCAAGCGCACCGAGCTTTTGGGCAAGACCCTGGGGCTTGTGGGCATCGGCAACATCGGTCACGAGGTGGCGGTGCGGGCGCGGGCCTTTGGCATGCGGGTTTTGGCCTACGACCCTTACGTGAAGCAATCCCAATCGGCCATCTTGGTGGCAAGCCTCAAGGAGCTTTTGCCGCAGGCAGATTACGTGTCGCTCCATGTGCCGCTCACCGAAGAAACCAAGGGCCTCATCAACAAGCAGACGCTTTCTCTCATGAAAGACGGGGCCTACCTCATCAACACCGGACGGGGCAAGTGCGTGGTGGAGGAAGACGTGGCCGAAGCGCTGCGTAGCGGCAAGCTCGCCGGCTATGCCACCGACGTGTACTCTTCCGAGCCCCCGGAACCCGGAAACCCGCTTTTGTCCGCGCCAAACACCCTGCTCACACCGCACATTGGCGCCTCTTCCAAGGAAAACCTTTTGCGCATCGGTGACGAAGTGGTCAAGATTCTGGAGGAATACACCGGCAAGCGGGCGTAAGCTTGCCAAGGAGGCCGATATGAACCGTGCCCACAACTTCAACCCAGGTCCTGCCGCCCTCCCCCTGGAGGTGCTGCAAAAAGTCCAAAGCGAGCTTTTGGATTTTGCCGGTACCGGCATGTCCATTTTGGAGGTGTCCCACCGCTCCAAGGACTACGAAGCGGTGCACAACGCCGCCCAAAGCTTGATGCGCGAGCTCTTGGGAATCCCCGAAAACTACCACATCCTGTTCCTCGGCGGAGGCGCCTCGCTGCAGTTTTCCATGGTGCCCATGAACCTCCTGGGCCCTGGGGTGTCCGCGGACTACGTGATCACCGGTGCCTGGTCGCAAAAGGCTTTTAAGGAAGCCAAGCTGGTGGGAAACCCGCGAGTTGCCGCTACCACCGAGGAAGACGGCAAGTTCACCCGCATCCCCAAGCAGGAAGAGCTGCAACTGGACCCCCAGGCTCGTTATGTGCACATCACCTCCAACAACACCATCTTCGGCACGCAGTGGCACACCTTCCCCAACACCGGCAACGTCCCCATCGTCGCCGATATGTCCTCCGATTTCCTCTGGCGCCCCTTCGACATCAAACCCTTCGGCCTCATTTACGGCGGGGCGCAAAAGAACCTGGGGCCGGCGGGTGTCACGGTGGTCATCATCCGCGATGACCTCCTTGCCCTCTGCCGCGAAGACATTCCCATCATCCTGCGTTTCAAAACCCACGCCAAGGACAATTCGCTGTACAACACCCCACCGGTTTTTGCCATTTACATCGTCAAGCTGGTTCTGGAATGGATCAAGGAAAAGGGCGGCCTGGCCTGGATGGAGCAAGAAAACCGGGCCAAAGCCGCGAGAATTTACGGGGTCATTGACTCCTACCCCGAGTTTTACCGCGCTCCGGTGGCCAAGGACTCCCGTTCCTTTATGAACGCGGTGTTCCGCTTGCCCAGTGAGGAACTGGAAAACAAGTTCCTGGAAGGCGCCAAGGCCCACCGCTTCGTAGGGCTGAAAGGCCACCGCTCGGTGGGGGGAATCCGCGTTTCCATGTACAACTACGTGCCGAAAAGCTCGGTGGAAGAGCTGGCCCGCTACATGGAGGAGTTCGCCCGGGCCCATGCCTGACCCTGCCAGAAGAAATCACCAGGGGCGGGATTGCTCCCGCCCTTTTTTATTTGGCCTCTTTTGTCCAGTCAATTTCGCTGCCAAGCGCCGAATGGGGAATGGCAAAAACCGCCAAGGTCAGCACCGCCGCCACCAGCACCGGCCAGCGACGCGCCCCCTGGCTGCGAACGGCCGCCCAAACCCAGGCCAGCACCACCGCCAACGTCTTGGTGTCGGTGAGGTCCTGGCCCACGGGAAAACCCGTCCAGTAGGCACCAAACGCTGCCTTTTGCACCAGCGGACCCATCACCAGCCCACCAAAAGCCAAAAGCAAAAGCGTTGGCCAAACGTACCGCCGGGGCTCCTCCTCACCGAAAACCACGGCAAAACCGGCACGGTTGGCGGTGAGCATCCCCAAAAACATCGCCACAATATGGGGGAGCAAAAGCCCCAGGGGCACATGACCCTTAAACCGCACCACCACGGGCTCGGGAGGCACCGCCGACCTGCCCCCCATGATCCCATCCCGCGCCAGCATGAACTGGTAAGCCAGCTTCCCCGCCGGGGGTTGTTCGGGGAGAAACGCCGAAAGCTCGTTCCCCTCCCGGGCCAGGGCCAGAAGCTGCCAGTCATCGTGGCTGGGCACCCGCCGGCAGCGCACAAAGCCGGTCACCGGCCCCCCTTCAACGGTCACCGAAACTTGCAGGTCTTTGCCTACCTCGGCAGAACGGGGCAAGCGAAACCGCACCTTCTCTCCGGTTAAAATCGTCACCTCGCCCTTGATCGGCCAGGTAGGCCCGGAAAGGCGTTGCCACACCGCTGCGGCTGCCGTCAGCAGAAATGCCAAAACCCAAAGCGCGGTCTTCTTCATAGCGGCGCATTCTGCCACGAACACCGCCGCAGTGGCTACAATGCCGCCGGGAGGGAGCATGGAGCAGGCACTGCAGGACAAATTCGCACCGGAAACCCGCTGTTTTGGCTGTGGTCCTTCCAACCCCAAGGGCTTGCACATCAAAAGCTTTCCCGAAGGCGATGGGCTTGTATGCCGGTTCACCCCCGAAGAGCACCACGAGGGCTTTCCGGGCTTTCTCAACGGCGGCATCATCGGCACCCTCTTCGACTGCCACATGAACTGGACCGCCGCTTACTTCCTCATGAAGCGGGACAACCTCCCCTCGCCCGCCCCCACCGTCACCGCCGAGTTTTCCGTGCAGCTTCTAAAACCCACACCTTCCCGCCAAGAGCTCCTCATTCGCGCCAGGGTTGTGGAGGCCCAAGGCCGGCGGGTCAAGGTGGAAGGGGAGCTTGTGGCCTCCGGCGAGGTCACCGCCCGCGCCTCCGGCACCTTCGTAGCCGTCAAGCAAGGCCACCCCGCCTGGGGGAGGTGGTGAAAGGGCAGGCGCAACGTTGCTGTGAGAAGCGATTCTAGACGGCGATTTGGCTACCGCTCCGGCTGTGTTACCCGATCTTCTAAGCAGTCTTGCGCCCTCGCACCATGCCCACGAGGTAATTCCAGCGAAAATCAAAATCCCAAAGCTTCTGGCGGTAGCTCTTGGCGGGTAGCAGCAACGTCAAAGCCCGGGCGGCGCAGGCCAGCAGCGGCTTGACCATGAAGATCCACACGAGCTCCGGGTGCCGGCGGACCACCAGCCTGGCCCCCGCTCCCGCCATGCGTGCACGGGACCGGAAGTCCTTCGGCCCCGTGTACGGGTGGTCGTGAAAGCAAACAGCGTCGGGGAGGTACAGGATTTTCCATCCCCGCCGCCAAAGGCGATAGCCCCACTCGCTGTCCTCCGCTGCCGCCCCTGGGAAGCCCTCATCCAGCGGCTCGTCCAAGACCCACGACCGCGGAACCGAAAGGTTGGTTGTCCAACAGGCATCCCAGGGGATGACTTCGTAAGGCTTGAGCCTGGAGAAGTTGAACTGATGTCCGGCAGGGGCCAGCCACCGCATGTAGGGAGTTACGGGGGCCTCCGGGTCCCAAACCGTGAACCCAAGGGCGCCCGCTGGACCAAACTTCACATGCGCCTCCCAGTGGGCGCGCAAACACGCCGGGTGCGGCCTGGTATCGTCGTTAACAAACAAAACCGTCGGTGCATGAGCCACCCGGCAGCCCAAATTGCGGGCGGCAGCAGCACCAAGCCGTGGCTGGGCCACAACCACCAATGGAAAAGACCACGGCCTTTTCAAAGCTTCGCGGGTTGCTGGGTCCTCGCCGTCCAGAACCACCACCACCTCGAAAGATGGCGTTCCCTCAGCCATTTCTCCTAGAGCTTGCAGTGTGCTGGCGAGCTTGGCGGCCCTCCCGGCCGTTGGAATCACCACGCTGAGTTCCACACCACCGTTAGCCATTTCCGGCATAACTTTCAGCTTTTTGCCCCTGATCTTCCGTCCACCCCTTTCCCAATTTGCGGGAACAGACCAGCTGCCAGCACACAGATCGCCGGCGCTAGCGGATAGCGGTAACGGTCCATTACCCCCGCGATCAGGAATGGTGCCGAGTAGGCCAACGAGAAGGCGACTACTAGCCACCACGCCGGAGTTTTACGGAGAAAGCCCACCACCGCACCCACCAACAACAAACAACCCGGTACAAACCAAAGGACCCTTTTAGCCCACAAACGAGCACCGGGCCGATCCCAACTCTTCGTATCGTACAAAAAATAGAACGAAAGCATCCGCCGCATCGTATTCCCAAGGAACTTGGCCGTGGAGAAATTTGCAAGCATCTCCCTCAACTTTGACCGCACGTACCTTACCTCACCCAGGTCTCGATATTTACGGAACTCACTTGCACTTTGGCTGGGGTGATACTTGGCGAGAACCCGCTCGGTAAGAATCCCGCCTGCCTCTGGCGCGTTTCCCAAATACAACTCAAATCCAGCGTTCGACTTAACCGGAACCCAAATACCCAGCCAACCCCTTTGCCACAGGACGTATGGGGCCACCAACGCCCCTGCCACAAAACACACAACACATAGGTCCAATCCCTGCTTGCTTGTTCTTTTCGATAGCGCTGTAACCAACCAGGCACCAAGCGCGCACAGAATGAACCCCGGGAAAAGCAGGATAGAGGCTCCTGCAACGGCTCCAAGAATTGCCGCCTTTGGCACCCCGGGACGGCGGTAGTACAAAACAGAGGCCGCCAATAGCATGGCAAAGCCTAAGGTAACAAAGTTAAAGTCAAGGTGTCCGGTTACGCGGAAAATCCAGGCATCGTAGGGCAGAACCGCAAACAACAGCGCTGCCATAAGCGCCCTATCGACGGATCCAAAAAGCACCTTCGTAACCCAGTAGACCGTTAAGCAGATGAGTGCGGAACATAACAAAGAAACCATGAAGACAGCGAAAATTGATTCAAAAGAAAAACATCCAAACACTGCAAACGCCGCAGCGAAAGGAACAACGACACCTGGAGCAATCCAAGCTGTAGGCCCCGATTGCGCACCAAAGGGATCGGAAAAGCCTCGATCTTTGCAAACCAGGGCGCAAGCTATACTAGAGGCTTCCCAGCCAAAAGGGTGTAAATAGGGCTCATCGCTCTGAACGAAACGGTCCAGGAGCTCTTGTCGTTTCGGAAAAAAATAACCGTAATGCTCAGGAATTGAATAGGACAGGAAGAGGAGACGAACGAGAACTGCCAGCGCCGTTATCGCAAAAATGGAAACCCTTGCGCGCACGTTGCAATATTACTCCATTTGATGGGTTATGGGCCCATCACTATGATGAGCCCAAGAAACTCGCAAGACCTGTGCCGGACGAAAGCGCTGGTAACGGTGGTTGGGCTAAAGCGAGCTATGTCTTATCCGGACAGACTCAAAAAAGCGTAGCAGCAAGGCGGTCAGGCGATCCGGTTGTTCCAACGGCACCAAGTGACCGGATTGGGGGACGGTTTCCAGGTGAGCCTGGGGGAGTTTGTTTGCTACAAACTCTGCCATTTGGTGAAATTCCGGGATGTCGTGTTCGCCGCGAATCACCAGCACCGGGCAGGAAATGTCCTGCAGGCGTTCGGTGAGCTTCCAGTCGCGATCGGGGGCGTCTTTTTCGGTGGCGAGGTACTCGCCAGCCGGAAAATTAAAAACAATTGTTTCGAGTTTTTCGCGGGATTTGGGGTTTTCCCAGGCGGAACGCAAAAGCGGATGGGAAAGCCAGAGCTCCTGGGCTGCGTGCTTGACGCCTTTTTCGCGAATGGCTTGAGCCAAGCGCTTGAAAAAAGCCCAGAATTCGCCAGGCAAAGGGTAGTCAGGTACCAGCGGGCCCACCAGCACCAGGGAACGCACGAGGCTGGAAAAGCGCAGGGCCGCTTCCAGCGCAATGCCGCCGCCTTTGGAAAGCCCCACCACGTGCGCCGGGACGGCGTCTAGCTTTTCCAAAACCACCCGCAGATCGGCGGCGTGGTCACCCCAACGGTAGCCCCCCGGCGGTGACGAGGAACGGCCATGCCCGCGCTGGTCGTACCGAACGACGCGAAAGCCGGCGTCCACAAGCGCCGGCACAAGGTCGTCAAAAACCGTCAGGTCCAGGGAATGGCCGTGGAGCAAGACCACTGGCTCTCCCTGCCCTTCCACGACCACCCGCAAACGCACCCCGGGGGCAACGTCCAGGTCCATCACCGCACCCAGAAGGAAAAGCTTACCGCCCGCTCCAGCTCGTTGCCGGAGGCATCCTCCACGGCATCGGCATCCAGGGTGGCGTGCACCTTTTCACCGCTTACCTGCGTTTGGCTTTCCCACACCACCCACCAGCGGCTCGCATCGTAGCTGGCCACTCCCGGAATGAGGCCGGAGCGCTCGCCCAAAACCCGCAGCTTTTGCGGGTCGAGAGAAGTGGGAGACAAACGTTCAGAAAAAACCCAGACGAGCTTCAGGCGCCCCGGGGGCACCTGGGCGCCCGCCGCCGGAAAGTGGGAGGTCACCACCGGTGCGGCGCGGTCGGCAGCTTCCGGGTAAGCGGCGGCCCATTCCCAGGTGAGGTGAAAGGCCACATCCACAAGCTCCGGTGGGGGCAAGGGCGGCTCGGGGAGGTCCGCATCCTTCAGCCACTTGGAAAGGGCCACGGCCACCACTGCCACCACCACTACGCCAGCCACCACCAAAGCCACCGGCATGTGCTCCAGCACCGCCTGCACCTGCACCATTTCCCCGGCCTGGAGGTTGAACTTCTTGGGCTTTTCCGAAAGCGGGACCACCCTGCCAGCTTCGTCCAGGCGGGCGGGGAAGCGCAGGCGGTAGCGCCCCGGGGGAAGGCCGGTGAGCGACCAGCGGGGGGCCAAGGAGCGAAAAACCGGCTGCCAGCGCCCGTGCTCCCGCCGCTCCAGCTCGGATAAAACCCCCGCCGGACCGGGTTCGCCCTTCCGCCGGGCAGCATCGTCGACAAACACCACCACCGCGACTCCGGCTTCCGGGCGTCGTCCCTTTTGGCTTTGGGTTTGCACGGAAAGGCAACCGGAAAGCTGAAAGGCCAAAAAGACCGCCAGAACACGGGCGGCCAAGGGCCTCACACCCCCTCCCGAATTACCTCCACCTCGCCTGGCAAAACCAGCTTTTCTTCCGGCTGCCACACCCGCCGCACCCCCACCTCCAGGGGAAGCCCTCCCAGCCTCAAGCCCGACGTGGTGGCTTCCACCACCCAACCTTCGGGGGTGGGGTCGGCCAGGCCGCAGTCCCCCACCTCCGGGTGCAGCAGCGAAAGGGGGAGCCGTTGCAGCACCCACAGTGCCTTTTTGCCGGCCGCCACGCCTTCTGCAAACTCCACCCAAAGGGCCAGGACCTCGCCCTCCGGGGATTGCACCAGCCGGTACACCCCCTTGGTGGCACCCCGGGCCACCACCAGGCTTCCCTCCAGGCGGATGGGAGCCGACTCCCCCCGGGCGAGGGTGACGCCGTCCAGGGTGATGCCGTGGGTTCCCAGGCAAAAGGCCTCCAGGCCCTGGGCACCAATGCGGAACTCCACATGCCCGGCGCGGGAGATGCTTTGCGCCAGAAGCAAAAGCGCCGAGTCCTCGGCCACCTTTTCCAGAGGCGGCGCCAGGTCCACGTGGTTGCCAAACTGCGTAAAGCTGCCCCTTCCCAAGCGCATGACCGGTCCCAAAACCACGGTTACCGGCTGATCCTGCACCCGGAAGGTCTCCACCACCTGCAGCTTGCCCTGCGGCTTGACGAAGCCCACCGGGGCCGCCACCACCACCCCGCCCAGCAGGCTTTCCAGGGCCTCCACCACGGTGAGGCGGGCGGCAAAGGAAAGCTCGGGTTTTTTCAAGAAGCCCAAAAGCGCCTTGACCGCCTCCGGGGTTTTTCCGGGGGTGGCTTGGGCGCGCTCCCGCTCCAGCCGCACGTAGTGCTCCACCACCTCCTCCCCGGGGAGCTCCTCGGCCACCCGGTCCAAAAAGCTCTGGGCGGCGGTGAAATCCCGGTCCTCCAAAAGCTTCTTGAAGGTGGACGCCAACCGCTGGCGCAAGCCCGCCTGGGCTCGGTGGGCCAGCTCCGAAAGCTCCCGCTCCAGGCTGGAGCTCAGCGACAACAGCCCCCTTTGCGCTTTGGCCTTTTGCGCCAGCGACAGCACCAGCTCGTAAGGGGGGTAGGTTTGCTCTAAGAGGGTTTCCGCCCATTCCTTGAGCTGCTTTCCGGAAACCTTGTTGCGGGCCTTGCGGTCGCGGACGTTTTGGTCGTAGCCAGCCTCCACGTCCCGCAGCTGGGCCAAAAACTCCAGCGCCGAAGCCGGCCGCAGGTCGGGGTCCCCCAGGCACTTTTGCAAGAGCTCGTCCATGGCCAGTGGCATGTAGTCCACCATGTCGGAAAGGAGATCGGGAGCGGTCCAGCGGGGATAGGGAATGCCGGCAAAGGCTTCGTAGGCCAAAAGCGCCAGCTGGTAGACGTCGGCGTTGGGCTCCACGGTTTCCCCATCGGAAGCCAACCGTTCGGGAGGGGCCCAGGGGGCTGTGGCCCACGCTCCAAAGCCCAGAAGCTCCGTCCGCCGCCGCAGCCGCGGAGGCACGCCAAGGCCAATGAGGGTGGCGTTTTGCTTGCGGTCCAAGACCACCAGGCTGGGGCGCAGCTCCCCGTGCACCACCCCGGTGGCGTGCACCGCCGCCAGGGCCGCCGCCACCTGCCCCACCACGTGAAAGGCTTGCTCCGCCGGCAGGCCCTGCCCTCGACCCTGCAGCATGTGCTTGAGGGTGGCACCCCCCACCCAGGGGCTTTCCGCAAACAGCAGCTCGAAGTTATCGGCGGTCAAGAGGCTTCCCGCCTCCAAAAGGCGCGCCAGGCGGGCGTGCTCCACCCTGGCGCAGGCCTGCGCCCAGGCCAGGAAAAGCTCCCGGTCCGCTTCTTCCGCCGCCAGCTCCGGGCGCAACAGGCGCAGGGCTACTTCCTTGCCCTCGGCGCAGCGGGCCCGCACCACCCATCCGGTGCGGGTGGTGTGCACCGGGCCCAAGAACACAAACCGCCCCTCCTTATCCAGAGGGGCTTCCACCGCCAGGCGCTTGAGCCAAGAGTCAACCTGCGCGCTGGTGAGCTGTGTGGCCAAAACCATAGCCACCTCCTGCTTTTCCTGAAGTTATGTTAGCACGCCCTTAGGACCGGCGGGTGGCTGCGCGTAGCGGTTGCAGAAACCTCTGGATTTCCCCAAAAAGCTCGGGGCGATCGCCGATTTCCGCGATGCGGTTGACGATGGCCGACCCCACCACCACCCCATCCGCCACCTTGGCCACCCGGTTGACCTGCTCCGGCTTGGCCACCCCAAACCCCACAGCCACACGTCTGCCGGTGAGCTTGCGCACCAGACGCACCTGGTCCTCCAGCTCCACCGGCAGCTGCGCTTGCGGGCCGGTGACGCCGGTGTGGGAGACGAAGTACACAAAGCTTTCGGCAAGCTTTTTAGCTTGCTTCACCCGCGCCCGGGTGGAGGTGGGGGCCAGCATGGGGATGAGCTCCACGCCCACCCGCCGCAAGGCCTGGTAATAAGGACCCGCTTCTTCTGCGGGGACATCGGTCAAAAGCACGCCATCAACACCCGCGGTAGCGGCGTCCACGGCAAAACGGGAAAGCCCGTACGCGAGGATGGGGTTGGCGTAGGAGAAAAGCACTATCGGCAGCGAAGAGGAAAAGCGGAGCTCCCGCACGGTTTGCAAAACCCCGGTGAGGGTGGTTCCGGCGGCCAGCGCCCTTTCCGCAGCGGCGCAGTTAATGGGGCCGTCGGCAATGGGGTCAGAAAAGGGAACGCCCAGCTCCACAATATCGGCCCCGCCCCGTTCCAGCGCCCGCAAGACGTCTAGGGTGCGGGCCGGGGAAGGGTCCCCGGCGGTGATGTACGCAATGAAAGCCGCGCGCTTTTCCTTGGCTGCCCGCCGAAAGGCAGCTTCCAGCCGGTTGCTCATAGCCGCACCCCCTCCAAACGCGCCACCTCCGTCACGTCCTTGTCCCCCCGGCCGGAGAGGTTCACCAAAATGGCCTCGGCGGGGGAGTAGCTGCGGGCTACCTTGGTGACGAAGGCCAAAGCGTGGGCGGTTTCCAGGGCCGGCATGATGCCCTCCAGCTCGGAAAGCAGGTGGAAAGCGGAAAGCGCCTCATCGTCGGAAACCTGCACGTACTCCACCCTCCTGGTGTCCTTCCAGAAGGCGTGCTCGGGACCCACCGCCGGGTAGTCCAGCCCCGCCGAAACCGAATGGGTTGGGGCGGTGTTGCCGGAGGCGTCCTGCAGCACGTAGGTGTAGGTGCCGTGCAGCACCCCCGGTGAGCCGCCGGCAAAGCGGGCGGCGTGGTGCCCCAAAAGCGGCCCTCTCCCCCCCGCTTCCACCCCCACCAGCTTCACCTTTTGGTACGGCAAAAAGGCGGAAAAGATGCCAGCCGCGTTGGAGCCGCCGCCCACGCACGCCACCACCAGGCTGGGCAGCGCGCCGTGGGCTTTGCGGATTTGCAGCCAAGCCTCGGCGCCAATGACCGATTGGAACTCCCGCACCATCATGGGGTAAGGATGGGGACCCAGGACCGAGCCCATGACGTAGTGGGTGGTGGCCACGTTGGTGACCCAATCCCGAAGCGCTTCGTTAATAGCGTCTTTAAGGGTCTTGGAGCCGGCATCCACCCCCACCACCTCCGCACCCAAAAGCTTCATGCGGTACACGTTCAGCGACTGCCGGCGCTCGTCTTCGGTACCCATGTAAATCCGGCAGGAAAGCCCCAAAAGCGCAGCGGCGGTGGCCACCGCCACGCCGTGCTGTCCGGCGCCGGTTTCCGCCACCACCCGCACCTTGCCCATGCGCCGGGCCAAGAGGCACTGGGCCAGGGCGTTGTTGATCTTGTGCGCGCCGGTGTGGCAGAGGTCCTCGCGTTTGAGGTAAATGCGGGCACCGCCCAGATGGGCGGAAAGGCGCGCGGCAAAGGTGAGGGGGGTGGGACGGCCGCAGTAGTCCCGGAGCAAGGCCTCCAGCTCCCGACGGAAGCCCTTGTCCCGGGTGGCCTCGCGAAAGGCCTGCTCCAGCTCCTGCAGGGGGGCCATGAGGGTTTCGGGCACAAACCGACCCCCGTAAGGCCCAAAGTAACCGCGTTCATCCGGTAACCGCTTCACGCACCCCTCCCTCACGAACAGCTCGAATAAAGGCCCGAACCTTCACCGGGTCCTTGCGGCCAGGGGACGATTCTACCCCAGAGGACACATCCACCCCCACCGGAGCGCAAACAGCTATGGCTTGCGCCACGTTGCCCGGGGAAAGCCCTCCGGCAATCCAAAAGCGCAGGGCAAGGGGCGGGCTGGCGAGTAGCTCCCAGGGAAAGGTGCGGCCGGAGCCGCCGCCAGCATCGAAGAGGATGCGCGCCACCGGGGCGTAAGTCCTCACCAGCTCCCAGTCCACAGAGGTTTCCACGGTGATGGCTTTGATTACGGCTTTTGGCCCTCCCAGCGCCTGGCAAAGCTCCGGTGGTTCCTGCCCGTGGAGCTGCACTAAGGCAAGCCCGGCCTTTTCCCGCACGGTTTCAATGAAATGCCGGGGTTGATCGCGGAAGACCCCAACCTTGGCGGGAAAAGGCACCGCTTCAATCCACAAACAGTCAGCCACCGAAAGCGTCCGCGGCGAGGAGGGGGCAAACACGAAGCCCAAGTAATCGGCGCCGGCCTCTGCGGCCATGATGGCATCGCCGGCATCGGTAAGGCCGCAGATCTTCACCGTCACCACCGGGCCTCCAAAAGCCCTTTCAGGGCGCGCTCCGGCTCTTCCTGCCGCAGGAGGTACTCGCCAATCAAAAAGCGCCGCACACCTTGGGCCACAAGCTGGGAAAACTGCCCGGGGTCTTTAACCCCCGACTCCAGCACCCCCACCACCCCAGAAGGCAAACCTCGCACCAGAGCTGCTGCCGCTTCTACCTGGACCGTGAACGTCGCCAGGTCTCGCGAGTTGACACCCAAAAGCGTAGCCCCGGCATCCAGCGCCCGCTGCACATCCTCCTCGTTGTGGGTTTCCACCAGCGGCTCCAAACCCAGCTCCCGGCAGCACGCCACCATTTCCGAAAGCAGCGAGCCGGGAAGTACCCGGGCAATGAGCAGCACGGCATCGGCCCCGCTGGCCAGGCCATGGGCCAGGTGTTCAGGGCGGGAAAAGAAGTCCTTCTGCAACACCGGCAAGCTGGTGGCTTGCTTGACCTCAGCCACCCACCGACTGTCCCCGCCAAAGTACCGGGGCTCGGTCACCACCGAAATGGCGGCCGCACCCCCCCGCTGGTACGCCCGGGCCAGCCCCGCGGGATCCATGGGCTCCCGCAGTACGCCGGCGGAGGGGGACTGTCTCTTCACCTCGGCAATGATCCTCACCCCCTCCTCGCTGAGGGCTTGCAGCAAGCTGCGGCGGGGAAACTCGGGATTCGAGGCTTTCGGTGGTTCAGCAAAGCGCGCCGTGCCGGAGGCCACCAAAAGCTCCAGCCAGTTCTTACCCATGGGAAAGCTCCCGCGCCTTGCTCAAAAGCTTTTGCCAAAAGCCCAAAGCGGTGCCGTGCTTTAGCGCCGAGCTGGCCAACTCGTAGCCCTCGGCTACCGTGGCCGCCCGGCCAGCCACCAC
Encoded here:
- a CDS encoding indole-3-glycerol phosphate synthase TrpC yields the protein MGKNWLELLVASGTARFAEPPKASNPEFPRRSLLQALSEEGVRIIAEVKRQSPSAGVLREPMDPAGLARAYQRGGAAAISVVTEPRYFGGDSRWVAEVKQATSLPVLQKDFFSRPEHLAHGLASGADAVLLIARVLPGSLLSEMVACCRELGLEPLVETHNEEDVQRALDAGATLLGVNSRDLATFTVQVEAAAALVRGLPSGVVGVLESGVKDPGQFSQLVAQGVRRFLIGEYLLRQEEPERALKGLLEARW